The nucleotide sequence atggtggtctggatttggagtcacactcaaaattaaagtggaaaaccacactacaggctgatccaactttgatgtaatgtccttaaaacaagtcaaaatgaggcgcagtagtgtgtgtgacctccacatgcctgtatgacctccctacaacacctgggcatgctcctgatgaggtagcggatggtctcctgagggatctcctcccagacctggactaaagcatcctccaactcctggacagtctgtggtgcaacgtggcgttggtggatggagcgagacatgatgtcctagATGTGCtaaattggattcaggtctggggaacgggcgggccagtccatagcatcaatgccttcctcttgcaggaactgctgacacactccagccacatgaggtctagcattgtcttgcattaggaggaacccagggccaaccgcaccagcatatggtctcacaaggggtctgagaatctcatctcggtacctaatcgcagtcaggctacctctggcgagcacatggagggctgtgcggcccgcCAAAGagatgccaccccacaccatgattgacccacctccaaaccggtcatgctggaggatgttgcaggcagcagaacgttctccacagcgtctccagactctgtcacgtctgtcatgtgctcagtgtgaatctgcttccatctgtgaagagcacagggcgccagtggcgaatttgccaatcttggtgttctctggcaaatgccaaacgtcctgcacggtgttgggctgtaagcacaacccccacctgtggatgtcgggccctcataccaccctcatggagtctgtttctgaccgtttgagcagacacatgcacatttgtggcctgctggaggtaattttgcagggctctggcagtgctcctcctgctcctccttgcacaaaggcggaggtagcggtcctgctgctgggttgttgccctcctacggcctcctccacgtctcctgatgtactgacctgtctcctggtagcacctccatgctctggacactacgctgacagacacagcaaaccttcttgccacagctcgcattgatgtgccatcctggatgagctgcactacctgagccacttgtgtgggttgtagactccgtctcatgctaccactagagtgaaagcaccgccagcattcaaaagtgaccaaaacatcagccaggaagcataggaactgagaagtggtctgtggtcacaacctgcagaaccactcctttattggtgtcttgctaattgcctataatttctacctgttgtctattccatttgcacaacagaatgtgaaatgtattgtcaatcagtgttgcttcctaagtggacaatttgatttcacagaagtgtgattgacttggagttacattgtgttgtttaagtgttccctttatttttttgagcagtgtacatgaccactacactacatgaccaaaagtatgttgacGCCTGCTAGTccaacatcttattccaaaatcaggggcattaatatggatttggtcctccctttactgctataacagcctctactcttctaggaaggctttccactagatgttggaacatttctgcagggacttgtttccattcagccacaccaGCATAAGTGAGGTCGgcattgatgttgggtgattaggcctggctcgctgtcagcgttccaattcatcccaaaggtgttcgatggggttgaggtcagggctctgtgcaggccagtcatgttcttccacatcgatctatacaaaccatttttgtatggacctcgctttgtgccattgtcatgctgaaacaggaaagggctttcctcaagcttttgccacaaagttggaagcacagaatcgtctagaatgtcattatatgctgtaacgttaagatttcccttcactggaactaaggggtctagaccgaaccatgaaaaacagccccagaccattattcctcctccaccaaactttacagttggtactatgcattgggctgattctcctggcatccgtgaaacccagattagtccgtcagactgccagatgttgaagcgtgattcatcactccagagaacatgtttccactgctccagagtccaaaggtGGCGagcattacaccactccagccaacgctttgcattgcacatggtgatcttttATGCGGCTGCtcgtccatggaaacccatttcatgaagctcataacgaacagttcttgtgctgacattgcttccagaggaagtttggaaatcggtagtgagtgttgcaaccgaggtcagacgatttttacgtgcttcagcactcggcgggcCCGCTCTGTGTACTTGTGTGGCGCTTATGTGGCCTACCAttttgcagctgagccgttgttgctcctagacatttccacttcacaataacagcatctacagttgaccggggcagctctagcagggcagaaatctgacaaactgatttgttggaaaggtggcatcctatgatggtgccacattgaaagtcactgaaaatcaaatcacattttatttgtcacatgcgctgactacaaccttacagtgaaatgcttacttacaagcccttaaccaacaatgcagttttaagggaaaaaagtgttaagaaagtatttgctaaaataaactgaagtttaaaaaatgtacttacaaaaacaaaacatgccagaaaaaaatatgaaaaataaaaaaataacacattattaaggagcaacaataaaataacagtagcgaggctatatgcagcgggtaccagtacagagtcaatgtgcgggggtaccggttagtagaAGTAATTGAGGTAAAATGTACACATAGGTAGAGttcaagtgactatgcatggataataaaccaAGAGTAGCAGCAACGTAAAAATGAGGTTGGggtggggacaatgcaaatagtccgggtagccatttgattagctgttcaggagtcttatggttggggatagaagctgttaagaagccttttggaactagacttggcgctccggtaccgttttccatgctgtagcagagagaacaggctatgggtcacgtgtgctccctctccggcctctaggacACTAGGCTGCTTGTTTCAACTGGAAGAAAGGACTGTGCATAGAAACAGGACTTGCTTCCAGACTCCcagtcaggatgctttcgatggtgcagctgaggaacgttttgaggatctgaggacccatgtcaaatcttttcagtttcctgagggggaacaggcgttgttgtgccctcttcacgactccctataggctgtctcacctttgtctgtgatcaggccgaccactgttgtgtcgtctgcaaacttaatgatggtgttggagtcgtgcttggccatgcagtcatgggtgaacagggagtacaagagaggactgagcacgcacccctgaggggttcccgtgttgaggatcagcgtagcagatgtgttgttacctacccttacccttgaatgttgacctatttaaaggtcttactcacatcggctacaggcTGTGCTTgtctttgtagtccgtaatagtttgcaagccctgccacatccgagaATTGAAGCCGGTGTAGAATGCTTCGATctcagtcctgtattgaagcttttcCTGTTTGGTGTTTCGTCGGCGgccgtagcgggatttcttataagcgtccgggttagagtcccgctccttaaaagcggcagctctaccatttagctcagtacggatgttacctgtaatccatggcttctggttggggtatgtacgtactgtcactatggggacgacgtcatcgatgcacttattgatgaaaccagtgactgatgtggtatactcctcaatgccattggaggaatcccggaacatattccagtctgtgctagcaaaacagtcctgtagcttagcatctgcttcatctgaccacttccttattgagatagtcgctggtacttcctgctttagtttttcttgtaagcaggaatcaggaggatataattatggtcagatttgccaaatggagggtgagggagagctttgtatgcgtctctgtgtgttgtgtaaaggtggtctggagtccccccctctggttgcacatttaacatgctggtagaaatgaggtaaaatggatttaagttttccTACACTAAAGTCCCCGGGCCAccaggagcgccacctctggatgagcatttttttgtttgcttatggccttatgcagctcattgagtgccgtcttagtgccagcatcggtttgtggtgataAATACTAAGGGTGaatttgtgtgtgagagatataTTATGTATAACCTACCTAAAAGCAAAAGATCGCTATGTacacaggtaagatcagggatattgcctctgcgtattgaaaaaggtaagatcagggatattgcatctgcgtattgaaacaggtcagatcagggatattgcctctgcgtattgaaacaagtcagatcagggatattgcctctgcgtattgaaacaggtaagatcagggatattgtctctgcgtattgaaacaggtaagatcagggatattgtcacCTCTGACATCCAGTATTaaaagtgcatctaaatcattaaggtaAGATTACATCCTATCCTAGGGAtatattgtctctgcgtattaAAAAAGAAACAGGGTCAGTATTGTCAGTATTGTGGTGAAATGGAAGAGAAAAGACTATGTAACTATTGTGACCTCGAATAAATAGAGAATGAAACTAATTTTATTTCTAATTTTATCCTCAAGATCTTCAGGAAGGTCATTCTATTGCCAATGCTTGTCTATGAATATcgcatgactgtgtgctcgattttaaatctgtcgttctgcccctgaacaaggcagttaacccactgttcctaggtcgtcattgaatataagaatttgttcttaactgaattgcctagttaaataaaggtaaaataaataataataaatatacctgccagcaacaggtgtggctgaaatagccaaataaaACACACTCCTAATATTGTGTTGCAAAGGAAGGTCTCTGCATGTCAATGCAACAAACAAAAGTAAAAATTAAATGTGTTCAATGAAAAGAGGGTAGAAAAACACAATGAAAAGAGGGTAACTTAAAAGAAAAACAGGTAATATGATAAGGAATTGCTGTGCCTTTATTTTACatttacttcactatattcctaaagGCAATGatgcactttttactccatacattttccttgacacccaaaactACTTTGGGTAGCAGGACAGGGAAAtagtccaattcacgcacttatcaacagaacaaccctggtcatccctactgcccctgatctggcagactcactcacttatttcatttgtaaattatgtctgaatgttagagtgtgcccctggctttccgtacattttaaaaacaagaaaatggtgtaATATGGTTTCTTTAATAtatggaatttgaaatgattatgtatATTTTaccaattacatttacttttgatacatttacttttgatacttaagtatattttaaaccaagtACTTTTTGACtttcactcaagtagtattttactgggtgacttttacttgagtcattttctattaaggtatctctacttttactcaagtatgacagttgattactttttccaccactgcctagCACCAGGTAAGCCTTTGATGCTTTCCACCAATCAGGTGTAAGAAACAGCAACTGAACAAAAACTCATATTCATCTCTGGGTGTGGCGGTCTCTTATGTTAGTGGAGGGTTGGAAGCATTCTGGAACAAGTTTCAACTAGAAGAAGGAACTGTGCATAGAAACAGGCGATAGAAATGAACATCAACACAAACAAAACATGCTCAAACAATCTGCTGTTTCCTTATCTCCGTTTGTCCTGAGTTTAGTTAATGGAGAAGAGATGGCCTTTCAACAATATGCTAATACCTATTTATTGTGTATGTAACTTAACATGTGTGAGtagtgtatataaactcagcaacaaaaaaagtcactttttcaggaccctgtctttcaaagataattcgtaaaaatccaaataacttcacagatcttcattgtaaagggtttaaacactgtttcccatccTTGTTCAATGAACGATAAACAAtgcatgaacatgcacctgtggaacggtcgttaagacactaacagcttacagacagtaggcaattaaggtcacagttatgaaaacttaggacactaaagaggcctttctactgactctgaaaaacaccaaaagaaagatgcccagggtccctgctcatctgcgtgaacgtgccttaggcattgcaatgtccatactgtgagacgcctaagactacagggagacaggacggacagctgatcgtcctcgcagtggcagaccacgtgtaacaacacctgcacaggattggtacatctgaacatcacacctgcgggtcAGGTACAGTATGGCAACAAcatctgcccgagttacaccaggaacgcacagtcagtgctcagactgtccgcaataggctgagagaggctaagggctgagggcttgtagacctgttgtaaggcaggtcctcaccagacatcactggcaacaacgacgcctatgggcacaaacccaccgtctctggaccagacaggactggcaaaaagtgctcttctctgacTAGTCGCGGTTCTGTcttaccaggggtgatggtcggattcacgtttatcgttgaaggaatgagcgtaacaccgaggcctgtactctggagcggcgatcgatttggaggtggaaggtccgtcatggtctggggcggtgtgtcacagcatcatcggactgagcttgttgtccttgcaggcaatctcaacgttgtgcgttacagggaagacatcttccgacctcatgtggtacccttcctgcaggctcatcctgatatgaccctccagcatgacaatgccaccagccatactgctcgttctgtgcgtgatttcctgcaagacaggaatgtcagtggtctgccatggccagcgaaaagtccagatctcaatcccattgagcacatctgggacctgttggatcggagggtgaaggCTAAGGCCAtaccccccagaaatgtccgggaacttgcaggtgccttggtggaagggtggggtaacatctcacagcaagaactagtaaatctggtgcagtccatgaggaggagatgcattgcagtacttaatgcagctggtggccacaccagataccagAGGTGTGGCCTCGAGTCACAGGACTTGGACTTGAGTCAGActgagtcacaaatatgatgacttgcaactcgactttgactttaacaccaatcactcgtgacttgacttggacttgagccttatgacttgataccctccccaaaCCCAAATATAAAAATTATGCTATTTAAAAAGGTGTGCAGCGCATAAACTCTTCATTTAAGGGATTACAatttgaatcggacagcagccaatcaaattgtgccagctgagaaaaagttgtgcgtggcacaatgagcctccacacagtcagtcagtgcaggaaagtgatcattgcacccaagattgagctacaactggctaggcagttggtagcctaaatcctccctgatgttactgctgttcctaaaaccgttgacatacgttagcctactgtaaccacacagagtgtgtgtgtgtgtgtgtgtgtgttaaggttgggcgattgtgtacaagcctacatcgCCCGATTGCGCCCCATAGCGATCCTCGATAGTCGATCACTATTGGGGGGGTGTGTCTTTCTTTTGTTGTGTTACATATACAGAATGAGTATATGATTgagaaaatcacatttcatcGTGTCACTGTGGGTTAGTCCAAGTTGAACCAAAGTTACCAAACCACGTCAGTCCCAGTACTCGACAGTCCCACTACTACGGCATGCCTAAACTGTGCAGAAAGTGTGGCCAATGTCATCTGGCTGCAGACTGCACAGCCATCTTCTGCAGAATCTGTAAAGGGGACCATCCCACCTCAGACTGTACTTCCACATAGccacagcccgtctggtgttcaaccttcccaagttctctcacgtcaccccgctcctccgctctctccactggcttccagttgaagctcgcatccgctacaagaccatggtgcttgcctacggagctgtgaggggaatggcagcgcagtacctccaggctctgatcaggccctacacacaaacaagggcactgcgttcatccacctctggcctgctcgcctccctaccactgaggaagtacagttcccgctcagcccagtcaaaattGTTCGCTGCtttggccccccaatggtggaacaaactccctcacgacaccaggacagcggagtcaatcaccaccttccggagacacctgaaaccccacctctttaaggaatacctaggataggataaagtaatccttctcacccccccccttaaatgatttagatgcactattgtaaagtggctgttccactggatgtcataaggtgaattcaccaatttgtaagtcgctctggataagagcgtctgccaaatgacttaaatgtaaatgtaaatgtacaggtgcagtaatctgtgagctgctctgacagttggtgcttaaagctagtgagggagataagtgtttccagtttcagagatttttgtagttcgttccagtcattggcagcagagaactggaagaagagtcggccaaagaaagaattggttttgggggtgacgagagagatatacctgctggagtgtgtgctacaggtgggagatgctatggtgaccagcgagctgagataaggggggactttacctagcagggtcttgtagatgacatggagccagtgggtttggcgacgagtatgaagcgagggccatccaacgagagcgtacaggtcgcaatggtgggtagcatacggggctttggtgacaaaacggattgcactgtgatagactgcatccaatttgttgagtagggtattggaggctattttgaaaatgacattgccgaagttgaggattgttaggatggtcagttttacaagggtatgtttggcagcatgagtgaaggatgctttgttgcgaaaaaggaagccaattctagatttaactttggattggagatgtttgatatgggtctggaaggagaatttacagtctaaccagacacctaagtatttgtagttgtccacgtattctaagtcagagccgtccagagtagtgatgttggacaggcgggcaggtgcaggtagcgatcggttgaagagcatgcatttcgttttacttgtatttaagagcaattggaggccacggaaggagagttgtatggcattgaagcttgcctggagggttgttaacacagtgtccaaagaagggccagaagtatacagaatcaAATCAGAGTGATGGCTGGTGTTAAACCTTTAATGGTTGACTATTTAATCAAATCTGTTATGCCCTGTAATTACAgccagtttggaagcctttgttTAGGCCCCTAGAAGTGCAAGTGATATAAAACACCAAGTATTCATTAATATGCTATAATATACAAATGCCTATCAGCCAACTTGCTTGCACCACTCCCTCGTAATTACAGTAAAGTACTGTAAAAACAACTTTCTTACCATTACTTTGTCACttttacagtattgtactgtCTTTCATTGCTTTGACATTATAGTAATTTACAGGAAGCAGGCATCCAATTACCGTGAATATTTCAGTAATGTATTAGCATTATCCAGAGATAGTCAGAAATATACCATAAGATATCTTGTTGTAATTACAATTCTTTTGAAGACCAGTATATCCTTAACTACAACAGGATTTTCAGTAACGATAACAGAAAAGTTTTACTTGCTATGACTATGATGTTTTTTAAAATTATCAATCTTGGTTGAATGCACCAACTGTAAATTGTTAAGGACAAGAGTGCCCATTAAATGACCCAAATGTAAATGAAAATATAAAAATGAAAACTTGCAAAAACACTTGGTAATATGTCACTGGGTAATTTCATTAATATGCTGTAATTGTAATTGGTCTGTAAATTATATTACAGTAACTGACGTGGTACTGTAAATTAGATTACATGAACATTTTTGGTACCATAAAATGTATTACAGTAGCTGTACTGTAAAATCAAATACAGTAACTTACTACCAATTGCTTGCCAGTAAGTTACTGTACATTTTACAGGAAATGTTTTACAGTGTGGTGTAGGCCCATTCCAGAAAAAAAACATCTGGGCCTCAATTGGTAGGCTACAAGTGTATTTTTTTAAACCCCACCCACAGACAAACGCCAAAGACACATCAATCATGACAACAGCATTCTATCTGTTGAGCGGGGCTAATCTATGCGTAAAACGAATTAACTACAGAAAACAGAAGAAAACTGATTATGAACTGAAGCACAAACAATGGATTGACATTTGTTAAGTAAGTGAAAAGTAGGCTATCTATTTTTATGAATGTATCTGTTCCTTACTTTGTGGATGAGTTTAAAGAGAGCATggtgtaaaaatgtattttgattgtCTTACTCCGCTGATGTTGAATTGTAGCCTAAAGTTTTGGCGTAACCAGATAGCCCATTTAATTTACTCTGTTACTACAAAAGTCTGAGATTTACTCTGTTCCGACATATCATACAATTTATAGGTTACTCAGCCACCTGAATATGCGCAATAAGAAGAGCAGGTAGGCCTATGCGTAAAAAGTATTCTACTTTCAACTGTATCCATTCCTTTCTTATGGATACTTTTTGAACAGTTCACATTGGCTTTATaccaaaatgtaaaatgtataagCAGACATAAACAATGAGGGAACAAACAACAAATAAACATGATGGCATTGATTTCCTTCCCTGCCACACAGTAATATGTGGGATATGTGGGATATGTGGAAGTaaactgattttttttaaatcgatTGAAAAAGGGAAACAAAATCTCAGTCAATGTAGAACACCTAAGTTCTCAAATAAGAAATAATGTACTTCTGGTTGCTATAAAATGCTGTAGATTGAGGTCTACACATAAACATAGGCCTACACCCAAAAAGCTGAAAAGCTCCTCTTGTTTGTGTGGATTGTATCATACCATTTTGAAGGGCATTGTGCAATTAATTCATACCAGGATCCAGGTTACATTGATGCCTTCCCTCAACTATCTTCTCTTTTATCTACTCAGGTTGCTCCAGTGTTCCATAGTTATCGAACAAAAGGAGGCAAGTTCTGAAAAAGAGACTGTCAACATCCAGCCTCAACCATGGATTGGAAGACCTTCCAAGGCCTCCTGAGTGGGGTGAATAAGTACTCCACGGCATTTGGTCGTATCTGGCTCTCTGTGGTgtttgtgttcagggtgatggtgTACGTGGTGGCGGCAGAGCGTGTGTGGAGCGATGATCAGAAGGACTTTGACTGCAACACCAAGCAACCCGGCTGTGCCAACGTCTGCTACGACCACTACTTCCCCATCTCCCACATTCGCCTGTGGGCCCTGCAGCTCATCTTTGTCACTTGCCCTTCCTTCATGGTGATGATGCATGTGGCGTATCGCGATGAACGCGAACGGAAGAATGCCATGCATGGCAACAAGGGCAAGCTGTACGAGAACACAGGGAAGAGGCACGGCGGCCTCTGGTGGACCTACCTGCTTAGTCTCTTCGTCAAGACGGGCATCGAGATCTccttcctctacatcctccacAAAATCTACGACAGCTTCTACCTGCCCCGGCTGGTCAAGTGTGAGGTCAGCCCCTGCCCCAATCAGGTGGACTGCTACATCGGCCACCCCACAGAGAAGAAAGTTTTCACCTACTTCATGGTGGGTGCCTCGGCCCTCTGTATTGTACTCAACGTCTGTGAGATCATATACCTTGTCTCCAAGCGGATCGCTCACATAGCACAAAATAAGAGGAGAAAACAGAACACCATGGCCCTGAATGAACGGTACAGCAAGGAGAATTCCTGCAGCAACTGCACTCTGCCCATGTCTCAGCTGGAGAAACAACCCTTAAGGTTCCAGTCCCCAGACCACCTTCAAGCCCCTTTACCGACTCACATGCGGGCGTCTGCCCCTAACCTGTCCTCTGCAGCATAGGATGCCTGAACTATCCCACGATTCAACCACAACATGTATGCCTATGGAGCCAGGTCTCACCTTATTGATCAAATCTGCTCATGCttgtcctcctttaagactctgTATGAGAGACATGTTTTTCTCTAAGACTCTACTGTCCTATTACTGCCCTATACTGCCATGGTGCAAGGCTTTGTACTGATGTTCCATGACCCTGGGGCTAGACAACCCTGATCTTCAGCCACACCCCATTTTATACAACTCAGCTCCCACTGCTAGactaaatacaaaaaaatacaagaaAATCTATAATTGTCTACTGTAACATCTTATACAAAGCTTTTCCAGTTACTCTCACTTTGTTTTCACATTACTTTGGGGTTTCTTGCCAGGGGTAAAGGTGCCCGCATACTAGATTTGGTTTGTTCATAGCAAAACTCGGCTTGGCGAAGTGAACGTCTGTGTTCGCATACTCCCTAAAGACTTTcgcttgaaaaacaagaaaaaagcaGCAATATTAATGTGGATGTCCCTCGTAAGCCACCGTAGCAACAACATAGTCAGTAACACATCCTCAAAACagtcagaattaatctaagataaatcaagaaatctgtaa is from Oncorhynchus masou masou isolate Uvic2021 chromosome 32, UVic_Omas_1.1, whole genome shotgun sequence and encodes:
- the LOC135525981 gene encoding gap junction beta-3 protein-like, encoding MDWKTFQGLLSGVNKYSTAFGRIWLSVVFVFRVMVYVVAAERVWSDDQKDFDCNTKQPGCANVCYDHYFPISHIRLWALQLIFVTCPSFMVMMHVAYRDERERKNAMHGNKGKLYENTGKRHGGLWWTYLLSLFVKTGIEISFLYILHKIYDSFYLPRLVKCEVSPCPNQVDCYIGHPTEKKVFTYFMVGASALCIVLNVCEIIYLVSKRIAHIAQNKRRKQNTMALNERYSKENSCSNCTLPMSQLEKQPLRFQSPDHLQAPLPTHMRASAPNLSSAA